The following is a genomic window from Fundulus heteroclitus isolate FHET01 chromosome 16, MU-UCD_Fhet_4.1, whole genome shotgun sequence.
AATTCCTCCATGGTGATGTCTGCCTCACAAATCTGCTTAAAATTGTCATCAATTTTTGGAATTAAATGATGaacagaatgataaaatgtttctGCCATTGAGTTATTGTATGTGGAGGAATATAAATTGCTATAAAAGGTAAAAATTTCTTTGGATATTAATTTTGAGTCAGTGCATGGTTTATCATTAATTTGCAAGCAATTTATCGCATTTCTTTCCTGTCTAATTTTTTCTAATCTACAGAAATATGCAGTACTTTTCTCACCATCTTCAATCCACTTAGCTCGGGACCTTAGATATGCTCCTTTGGCTTTTTTAGTATAAAAATTATCTAACTCAGACTGTagaatttttttgtgctttttgtcatcatcattaaaaaaaggtttagagcAGATGTGACTAAGTTGTTGAATGATTTCTAATTCCTTCTCCTTGTTTTGGGTAGCTATTAATTTACTGTATTTGATTGAGATTTGGCggactttaaatttaaaaaattcccATTTTTCCGTGTAAGAGTTTAAATTTTTATCACCACAAATTAAATTGAGATGCTCCAGGATGTCGTTATTAAACTTTTCATTGTTAAGTAGGGTTGAGTTAAACTTCCAGTAACCTTTGTTATGGGATTTTTTCAGTTGAGCTGTAATACTGAGTTGTATCAGGCAGTGATCAGATAAAGGTGCAGGTGAAATTCCAGCATTAACACTATTTTGCATCAGATTTCCTGAAATTAGCCAGAAGTCGATACGGGACTTAACTGAGCCATCAGGTTTAAACCAGGAGTAGGACTGACCACGCTGATTTGCTTCTCTCCAAGGATCCAGCAGGTTAAGGTCTAAGCAAAAGTTTTGTAAAACTACATTTATCTGATGAGATTGGAATTTAGAGGGTGATCTATCAAGCCATTCATTATAAACCATATTAAAATCTCCTCCCAATATAAAATTGTTTGTGGAATATTTATGAGCTAGTTCTTTTAGATGACTTGTTAATTCAGTCAATAAGCGTTTATTCTGAGCAACACTGTTGTAACCATAGACGTTACAGAGAATCACAAAACTAGTTTCCATTTTGAGTACACAAATAATCCAGTGGCCCTGGGTGTCTTTCCTATGAGTTTCTAGTTTATtctgaaaatttttaaatagtAAAGCAACACCAGCAGATTTATTAGTACCATgacacaaaattattttttccccccattgatTAGACCAGAAGTTTTCATCTGCCTCAGTAGAATGTGTTTCTTGTAACAATATGCAGCTAGCTTTTGCATTTTTACAGAAGAGAAATATTGATTTCCTTTTGATACTATCTCTCAAACCCCTaacatttaaagacacacagttaaagttagaaataaacacagacataAAAGGGAAGCACCAGAAAAAATATGGAGAAGGTAATTGAACCTCTAGTGTTTAGGAAAAGGAACGAATGAAACACTAACTCCCTTAAACTGAGTTCGGAACAAAATAACTGACCTCTAACTAAATATGATTAGCATGtttttatcaaaaagatttagcaAATCTCTGAATAATTAactttgccttttttaaatagCCCTATTTATTGAATTGGCCTATTTAACCGAAAGAATTTTAGAAATAAAGGAATGCAACTTTCCTTGAACCATAATCTAGCACCTTGTGCTCTCTTCATATACTGTGTGGTTACTAAACACTACCACTGGATTTTCAGTCAATCAGGGAACACCCGAACACCGCTGATGTAGCCGACATGCCCTCGGTAGTAGACACTTTTTCCCTCGTTCCTGGCTCGCTCCATTTTGGGCCAGACTGCAGCTCTTGCCTCCCGATCCCGTTTGCAGAAATCTTGCTTGAAGTGGATGCCCAGCTCCTTGCACGTCTTGGAATCTTTAGTGAGTTTCCAGAAGGCATCTCTGTGGTGTCTCATGCTGAACTGAATAAGTATTTGCCGATGTCTTccatcttcttttttccccagacgATGCGCGATGTCCACTGCGTTGCCAATGGACGAGGCCCAGTGCGGTGCTATTTTGGTTAAGATGTCGATGACTTCTTTGCGGGTATCttcgttatttttttctttcaagccCTGAATTTTTAAATTCCAGCGGCGTTTATAGCGTTCTAGTTCCAACAACCTTTCCTTCATCTCCGCGTTTTCTTTGATGAGCGCAGGAACCTCTTTTTCCAGGTCAGATAGTTTCGTTTTGCAGTCTTTTATGTCAGCTGCGTTCATTTCGGCTAGCTTAGAGATGTTAGCAACCATTATCATGTTATCACGTAGCTGCACGCCGAAGTTATCAATCTTGTCTGTTAACTTGTTAATGGCTTCCACCATCGGGTTGATGACTTCCTCGTTTTGGGACACAATTACCTTGCTGGGTGGTGTCGGTGTTTTAATAGGCGTCGGGGGAGATTTCCTTTTGGTTGTTGGCAGTGAAGTCTCCATAGCATACTCGTGGTCAGGGACTGGAGAGCACGTCTTGGAGCCTGTCGCTGGTTTGGCCGTAGTATCAGCTTTTTCTCGTTTCATATCTTTTGTTGTATGTATGAGTTGTTAAAGAGAATTAAACcggaaataaataaactgtataGGTAAGCTTTGTAACCTTTTGAGTGCTCAAAAACAGAGGTCTTAACTATCAAATCGGGAGTAGTGCATTCGAGCTTAAAGAAAGCTGCCTTTCCGGTTCGCCATCTTCCCCGGAACTCCTCGTCTGTGTTGAACACAACTGAAATTGAAGTATCACTTCCGCTCAGCGGATGTGGGAAACTGGAGAGTCCCAGTGCTGATGAGTCATCTGCAAAGATGGTCCAGCTTACACCTCAGGCTGAAaacgaaaaagaaaataacaaaaatgctTCTGTTGGAAGGGATTACAGCCTTTAATGTGCTGAGGgactttcgttttttttttttttttttttaacaaaacccaAGACTGACATTAGCaatctgacaaaaacaaagtcaTAATCATCAATAAGCAAGCCCATTAgtaaaaagcttgtttttattgaacttttattgATAAAGATAAGAAAATCAAGCCATGAACAGCTCATATTTACAGTAATTCTCTTCAGCTATTATTTGCAAGGCCAATAGTAGCTGTGTTTTTGAAATGCTACAGGACTTTATTACATTAGTGGGTAAATAAGGCtagcaaaaatataaattacaCAACAAATATCACATCTcaaatctaaaatgtaaaatctaCCTAAACCAACACATATATATTAAATTGCAGTTACCAAACATAGTATTTTTTCCCCTATGATATCTAACTTGGGAAGGTAACATGAACCTCATCAACATCCACTGAATCATAAATGTGTCATCATTCCCATCTCCAAAGTGGCGACAGAGAAATCAGCGTGGTGCAATTTTCCCCATGAGTCAGACGGCAGGCCAACCGATCCATCGCGAGATAATTGACTTCACACACCTGAGCACAAGCAAGAGGAGATATCAGGATTAAGATCCGGCGTTTGGAGCATTTTAATAACCGCAGCCACTCATACATCTTCTCTCTACCTTTGATCTGTTCTTTGATTATGAACTGCTTGCTCTTCTTTTCCAGCGTGTTAGAGGCAGTGCATGTATATCTGCCTGGGAGTAGCGAGGAGGAAGTGATAACCGCCTCTGCCTTCATCCTCTCCTCTATGAGATGGGGTGATTGCCAGCTGTATACAGGGGCAGGGTTTCCTGTGGCGGTGCAGTTTAGGGTGATTTCTGCTCCTGCTGCAAAGTCTAACACTTCTGTTTCAGGACTTAGAAATGTTGGAGggactaaaaaaacaaaacaaaaaaaaaaaaaacagaatttgataATCCATATATGCTAAAGCATTCATGGTACTTCAACGTCTTTGTAATTTGTCACATTTCAGTTAAAAACTTTAATATCTTTTATTGCAAATAATGTGATTGACCAGCACGAAATAAATGTCaagcagaaggaaaatgatgcaagCCCCTTTTGACACCTCGTCATAAAATCCATGAGCTAACACACTAGGTATTATTAGCTTGACGCACatcatctataaaaaaaataaaataataaaaaaatcctggaTCAATAAATGATATCATCCAAAAGTTACATGATTTCACTTATTTGGTCTTAAAAGATTAACTCAAATCTTACATAGATTCACTTTACACAGAGGGATATACTCCAAtcgtttatttctgttaatattgAGGAATATGGCTCagcaatatattgagattttaaaaatgttgatacAAGAagagactatattgtttatatcaaGCTTTGGATATCTTACAGAGCATTGCAACAGCAAATCTACCAAACCTATGGATGAtatggccgtccacctaaagCAAACACACTGGGCAAGGAGATAATTATCCAAAGAATCATTTCAGAGGACTATGGTGACTCTAAGATTATGCTTTCGTggaagagtgccaagaaaaaaaaaggccaaaaaagCTTATTTTCAGCTCTGCTCAGATGACACTATTAATGAAACTTTTGGCTCACACCATATTTAACCCTAAACTTACTTCCCCACTGTTAAACATGGAGGTAACAGTGTCATACTGTGGGGACTGATACTGTAGAGACTGATAGTTTAGCAGGAACAAGGAACACTGGTTAtagttgctatggtgatggatGGTAAATATAGGGTAATCTTGAAGAAAAACGCGTTAGGGGCTTCAAAAGACTAGatactggggtggaggttcaccttccagccggACAACAGCCTGAAACATAGCAAGGAAATAatcaacctgtggctctttgaaCCTTCCACAATGGTTCTTAATAGCTTTGGCTAAAACGATAAAGAACCAACTCATGTTTATAGATTTAGATATGATCACAAATGATGGTTTGAGCAGTTTTTCGGCTTCTTCGTGGAATAATTATGTTGAATTTCTACAACAAAATGACACTAAAATGACGAGTACGTTTTGTTATTTAAGCTGTATTTAAGATGTGTTCAAGAATCAACATCACAAATTTAATGTTAACATCCCACAGACGTTTTTTCTCCTCCaccttttttttggcaaaagttcaaagtttttctttgtttgaaaataaaaataaagtgacgGTTCACAACAAATTCCTTATAATAGATATATTGTTAATTTCTAAGTTGTTCAAAAGGTCATGTAGCATTTGCAGCTCTAAATGATTattatttagctggactgagggcaAAAGGGGCTCTTTGGATTGGAAAGGGTGCTGAGCCCTGGTATAGAGCCAAGTATGCTGATGTGTTTAATGGCCAATCAAAGTTCAGATATAAATCGATCTGGGAATCTgtgacaagacttgaaaataaattattactaCCATTATCATTTCTTTCCACTTAGCAACTaggctctactttgtgttgtatatatataatcactATACTGGCATGTGTATAATACACATCAGAACTCACAGTGCACAGACACAGCGAGGGGCTCTGAGGCCAAAGAGGGAGGGGGCTGTGGTCCTTCCGGTCCAAGCTCCAGCTCTGCTACACACTTGTATTCTGCATCGTTCTCTGCAATCGCTGGGGTGATGACGAGGGTAGAGGACACTTGGACGGGGGAAGACGATGTGAGGTCTGAGAAGGAGTGCTGATAAACCTCAGTCTGGCCTCGGTACCATCTCAGTGTGAGGTACTGAACAGGAGCAATATTCTGCACCTCACAGAGCAGCTGGTACTCTTTTCCCTCCACCATGGGACCAGAGTGGTTCGCCTGCCTGATGGAAATGCTGTCTGGAGTTTCTACAGGAATAACACGCAGATTTATGGTCAGGAAAACAAGTTCATTTGAGTTTGAACACACATGTTTGGGCGAAGAACTGACTCACTGTAGAGCACAAGGTTGAGTTTCTCCTCACACTGTCTCGGAGCTGTGAAAAAGACCCCATAACAGATGGGCTCCTCTATCCAGTCAATGAGACTGTCCACCTTCCACTGGACAGACTGGTCCTCCTGCGTGTGCACCGCACTGATGGCGGATTCCCAGCCTAGGACGCGAACTGGGCGTGTGGCTTCGCAGCTGACCGTCACCGACTCCCCAAAGCCCACCACAACCCGGGAGGGCTTGAGAACAAGGGAGCACCCTTCTCCTGACACTGGGGAAGACAGCAGCAGCCGCCACCAAAGCCAGTGACATTAAATACTATATTTTATATGTGCCGGTTATTCAACTTTGTTACAGCAAATTTAAATACAGTACAGTGTTGTGAAAAAAGTTCTGCCCCCTAACAGATTTCTTCtcatttttgattttgttttactcCTAATTGTGTCAGGGCAACAGAACAATtttaatattcaattcaatttaatgcattttttacaGGGGTttggcactttacaaaacaaaacggATCTAATTTATAACAGTGGATTCAATACAAACATATAGATAGATTAATTACATTGATTGTAATTCGATCTTAGTCACAAAACAATACACTCAAGTTCAATTTATTATGGCAATCGGTAAAAAGTATTCTTCCCAAGGAAGCCCTGTCGATTGCATCTTACTCACtgattttgcagcaatctctctcCGGGTTATTATAACCCAAGTTAATACAAATGGCTTGTTTTCTAAATTATAATATAATTCCTAAGGGTAATACAATGAATCAAAAACAACCTATTCCTATGTGAAAAAGGGTAAGAATttataaatgattaaataaatgtaattaactACTTTTTATGAAAACCAGCCCTACTAGTatgattactgccagacctttagagtaaaaaaaaacttaaatagaacttttctgaaaacatgGAGTAGATTATAAGACCAATCAGATGAAATGTAAgaacacattagaaacatagtCAATGACATGTAACAGTCTGGATAAAGTCACATGACTATTTCTGAGGCTTTTGGACTCAACTAACCCACAGCGACAGCCATTATCCACGGATAGTCAAAACATGGAACATTGGTAAATCTTCCAAGGTGGTGCTGGCCTACCAAAATCACTCCAAAAGCTCACTGACACAACTCATACAGAACGTTACAAGAGAACAGCATCGGAAGCATTGCAGGCCTCAACTGTCTCaagtcagtgttcatgatttaacaaagaGAAAGAAACTGTGAGAAAAGGAGATCCATGGGAGAGCTCCAAAgagaaaaccactgctgacaaAAAACTATTTGATGATCCCGAAGTATTCTGGGAACATTTTCTGTTCATTAACAAGACAAAAGTGAAACCTTCTGGAAAGTGTGCATCCCATTACATCTGTTGTAAAGCTAACACATCATTTAAGAAAACACCCAAACATCGTTGGGGTCTAGTGTGCTGATCTGGTGTTTCTTTGCTGTCTCAGGATCTGGATGGCCTGCTGTTTTGATGAAACCGGCTTTATGcattatgcagcaggacaacgacccaaagcacaccagcaagtaAAACCCTAAATACCTTGAAAAATGAAGTTTTGTTTTAGAATAGCCCAGTAAAAGTCAAGACTTAAATTTAATTGATACGCTGCGAGATGACACTAAACTGGTTGTTCATTCTCAAAGAACCTTCCTAGagtctgaattaaaacaattccaTAAAGAAAAGTGGAGCAACATTTCTCCACggtgatgtaaaagactcacAGCGAGTCACCGCAAACACTTGATGACAGTTGCTGCTGCTAAGGGTGGCACAAGTGGggtgcaattactttttcacatagggtCAAGTTGGTTTTGATAGCCGTTTCCCCTTTAAAAACcatcataaaaaatacatttttatttagatttaatcaCTCTGTTATATCAGATGAAACATCTgtgtcaaaaatgtaaaaaaccaGGAGAAATCTTTAAGGGGGAAATACTTTTCACAGctcctgtaaataaaacctGGCATGCAAAGGAGAGTCATGAATCAATTCTAACACAAATAAGcatttgtttatgttgtttgattttttattttattttacatttcctgATTAGTTCAGTATAATTGCAGTCGTAGGCATAATGCATCAGTCAGTCAGTCCTAGCTTTTCATTTATCACCACATAATTTTTAGATCACAGTTTCTGCCCTTGCACGTCATCTACATTCAAAACAAGTTACAGGAAACGTGTAGACCACAACTTCTTACCTTTATAGAATaagcaaaaaaggaaaatccaAATAAGAAAATTGTTTCCCAtggtattatttatttattttttttgcactggTCGTCGACAGACAGAAAATTCCAACTTGAACGACCCTAGCAACTCTGCAGGGAACTATGTTGGAACAAAGCAGAGATCCCTCCCAGCTGACTTTACAGATGGGAGGGggtaaaaaggggaaaagtaaAGCAGAGGAGTGGGAAAGCTAACCCTGCCTATTATTTCTGCAACAGTGAATTAAAAAGCTCACAAATACACCAGTAGATGTACAACAGGAATACCTGACCCTCCGGATACTTGCAAGTGAATCTGGAGAACAGATCGCTGCTTCAACCGCACCCCTAAATTTCTCTggaaattataaataaatgtgaataagtTATTAACTTCCGTCTTGACATTCTATTCTTTCCGTCTTTAGGTTTGGCCTTGATACAGGCTTGTGAAACATTTTAGCTCCTAAATTAGGTCTCTTATCATTAAGATCTGTGCAGAatagcttgtttttagttcccCTTGCACACTTGTTTGAGACTGCCTGAGGCCTTCATGCTTTGTTTAATCCCAGCAGGCAAGACAGCCGGTCTCCTGCAGCATGTGAGCTGGTAAGACTCACACTGTGACCAGAATGCTACGCAGAATAGCAGCTCTGACTGCAACCGTAGTGCAAGCGggtgaataaaaaacagatgctttttaaatgtatttatggaGAGGACAGCTGGGAAACTTTGCACTTTTGCGCTGTGGATTCCCACATTACTCACACCTTTAAATACGCCCCAACAAGTTTTCAAGACAagcattttgttttgcaaagcCATTGTCTTCTAACTGTTTGACTTACTGTGCTGTATCCCATCTGCTAGGTCGTTATGGCAGCACAAGAAAAGCATAAACAAACAGTGGAGCTACTTTTCCTGCTAAATTTCACtaggaaacaaaaggaaaaggaCACAGGGGATGCAGTTTTATAacaaatctgattaaaaaaaaaggttttatttcagcACTGCAGAAAGGATTAGACATTCTCCTCTTTACATTCATTTGGTTAGGGTCTAATTAGTATGGGAGTCTCAGTGCTATACAATGTAAGGCAGACTGAAAGAGGCAGAGAAAGGAGTGCGAGGGACTGACAAAGGGGGGCAAGGAAACACAGATGCTGTTTTGACTTTGCCTCAATCAGTATTCTGCTTAAGGAAGTGACTGACACAGAAAGTGGCTCAGTAATGTGTTAATCTTTCATCTTTCCGCTCATTTAAATGAGATCtgatatgttatttttttcttatttgtagTTGTGCTAACTTTCAcataaaagtgtgtttttattcgCCTGTAAAgattttacacacaaaaaacccCAATAGGTACATTTTAGTAACCAGTTGTTATAGAAGTGGCATTCTATGTCTAATagggaaaaataattaaaattgccAAGGTACAACACTGCAAACAAATAGCAAATGGCAAAGTAAATTTACAGAATGTTACATGATTTATGCACACACCAAagatgaaccaaaaaaaaaaacagcagcgctgcaTGCAGTTGTGCTCTGAGCAACATCCAGTAATTACAGTAGCTGTAATGAAACTTCCCATGATAAGAATAGTTGAAAAGATGTattacaataaaacattaatagGTAAAGGTCACatctatttatatagcacatttccaACAGCTCAAGCTACATAAAGTGCTTCACAAGCAAAACAGCTCAATGTTAAAAGACATTGAGCTGTCTTTTAACATTGAGaataagccaaaaaaaaaaaaactgaaaaatgaaacatgatTACACAGCTATCTGAAACAATctgctataaaaacaaaacacctcgGTTATCTTGCACTAAAAGCCAGACCATAGAACTGAGTCTTCATATGGGATTTAAGATGCTCGAGAGTTTGTTAAGAAGCAGGCTATTCCAGAGCGCAGGACCTGCTACAGTAAAGGCTCTGTCGCCACGAGAAATAAACTTAGACCTGACAATAGACATCATCAATTGTGCCACAGACCTCATGGTTCTTTTTGGTGCAGGAATAGGTAGGTGAGGGAACAACCATgtagacatttaaaaataaaaaatagcaattTAAATTGGACCCTATAAAagacaggaagccagtgaaggaaaGCCAAAACTGTGGGAATACAACAAGAACATATAAACAGTCTCACAGCAACAAAtccaaaagtatttttgaattgaattgtcgATAAGATTGGTGCATAGTCCAACAATCCAAGTTGATCATGCAAACCCCTTAGAGAAATCAcataaatcacattcaaaataGTATCCTACAGGCATCTAACTTGATCCTCTTCAATGCTACAGCAGGTAGGATCTGCTGAATGACCATGAAAACAGCCCAAACTCTAAAATGATGGCTTTTGTTCCAGCTgcgaaagtaaaagtaaaaaaatcactcactttatttttggtaaattgtcCAACATTAAACATAGGAAAcagtaaaagaaacaacaataaacaaacaaacaaacccacaatttaccccaaaaaaaaaaggaataggctGAAGCAAAGCTTATTCTTGCCTACCCTGTTTTATACTTACAACCTTTACAACCTACCAGGTTCTTCACAGCATGTGTATAAAATTTCAAATCTGCATAACAACATaggattttatcattttacatgttaaagctcTTTTAAAGTTATGTCCAAGAAAGGACATAACTTAAAATCATCATTCAATTCATTCCACAGTTTTACACCAACAACTGAAACACATCTACACTTTATCTGGCTCTTCTCGTTTgcacattcaaatataaacaaacctcgtaaattctatttattttctcttaacTTGAATAATTTCTGAATACCAGAAGGAAGACTTTTGTTCAATGCTTCATACAGATAACTAGTAATGCTTTGCATAAGTCAATAAACACACCCACGGTATTAAGCTTATGGTCAAGTGCTGCAGCAATGTGCTCCACAAACCCCATCACAGCTAAAGTTGTGGAGCAGTTGTTCCTAAAGCTGTACTGGTGCtcatttaatatattatttttattaaggaAAAAGTCCAGCCtttttatgaataatttttcCAGAATTTTTGAAAATTGTGGTAGCAATGATATCGGCCTTAAATGTGTCAATATTTGCTTGTCACCACCTTTATGGACTGGCAAAACCTTTGCCATCTTCATTTTATCAGGAAAGGTTCCAGTTAGGAATGATCTGTTACAAATATTGGTAAGAGGTTTAATAATACAATAGCCATATCAATATCATTACAATCTTtggatttcttattttttcatttttttaactacctcTATTACCTCACTTTCACTCACTATTCCCAGAAACATTGtattaatattattgaaatTATAATTATGCTTTCCATATGTCTAAAAAAATGtaaggagagaaaaacaacaacaacagcaatatGCATAACTGATTCCTGGCAATGATAACTAGTAGTTGTGTCATATTGACATACTGAAAACTACTCAGTGTACCTCTATGACAAAGAAAAGGGAAACTATATTCTCCCTGAAACTGCATCTTACTTACCAACCCACCAAACATACATTTAAACtcggaaggaaggaaggaaggaaggaaggaaggaaggaaggaaggaaggaaggaaggaaggaaggaaggaaggaaggaaggaaggaaggaaggaaggaaggaagctggAATACCTGTGGGCAAATCATGCATGTACCTGGAAGAAAATATGAACACTAAAGAACTGGCTGGTCATAAGGCTGCCCTGCTTTGCCCTTTGCAGAGAGATCACTGGTTATGCATTAAatacttaaaagaaaaa
Proteins encoded in this region:
- the LOC105937333 gene encoding hemicentin-2; the encoded protein is MGNNFLIWIFLFCLFYKVSGEGCSLVLKPSRVVVGFGESVTVSCEATRPVRVLGWESAISAVHTQEDQSVQWKVDSLIDWIEEPICYGVFFTAPRQCEEKLNLVLYKTPDSISIRQANHSGPMVEGKEYQLLCEVQNIAPVQYLTLRWYRGQTEVYQHSFSDLTSSSPVQVSSTLVITPAIAENDAEYKCVAELELGPEGPQPPPSLASEPLAVSVHFPPTFLSPETEVLDFAAGAEITLNCTATGNPAPVYSWQSPHLIEERMKAEAVITSSSLLPGRYTCTASNTLEKKSKQFIIKEQIKGV